A segment of the Bordetella flabilis genome:
GCCGGACAAGGCCTGCGCATGGCCTTGTTCGGCGCGCAGGCCGACATGGCCATCCGGGCGGACGACCACCAGCACGATATTCGTGACGCCCAGGCTATCGGCCGCCGCGGGCTCCAGGTAGGCATCCGCGTCCGGCACGCTCAAGTTTGCCGTGACGGCGATCATGCGCTCGATCAGGTGCCCGTCGGCAAGCGCCGCCATGTCGCGGCGCATCCGCGCCAATTCCGGCGGCGACGTCGATGCATCGCCGATCAGCAGGGCCGTATGCCCCGGGCGATGCGTGTACCGGTGCAGCCGGTCCGCGCCGCCGTCGGCGCGGCGTACGTCGATCTGGTCAGGCAGCCGGGCGCCGGGCCAGAGCGCGGTGTGCACGTCGCCCATCACCAGGGGCGAGCCGGCGTAGTCGACGTCCAGCTCGGCTTCCGCCACCGCCTCGTGGTGCCGCTGGGCGGAATCCGAGAAAGCCGCGCGTATCGCTGCGTCGCGCTGCCGCCGTTCTTCGGCGGTGCGTATCAATTGCATGGCTTCGGCGGCGTCGCCCTCGGCCATCACCATGTCGGCCACGGGACGCCGTTCGGCGTGATAGCTGTCGAGCAGCGCATCCGGGCAATGTGCGTGGCATACCAGGGCCAGTTTCCAGCCGAGGTTGTATGCGTCCTGCAAGCCGCTGTTCATGCCGTGGCCTTGCGCGGGGCTGCAGGTATGCGCGGCGTCCCCGGCCAGCAGGACGCGGCCCGCGCGGAAGCGCTGCGCCACTTTGGTATGGCAATGGAACCGGGTCGGATGGGAGATGTCGTCGAAGCTGGCGTGGGGCAGATAGCGCTGCAAGGTGGAAAGCGCGTCCGCGATCAGGTCGGAGTCGCTGGCGCTCGGCCTCAGGTACACCCGCCAGCGCTTGTCCGGCAATGCGGTGAGGATGACCGGTATCTCGTCGAGATAGGCGTAATTCGCTTCGAAAGGTTCGGGCCAGTCGCGTATGGCCGCGTCGAACACCGCCCAGGGCTGGCTGATATCGTGGCCATCCTGCTCGATGCCGGCCAGGGCGCGGACGGTGCTGTGGTGACCGTCGCACCCTACCACCCAGCGGGCGCGAATCTGCGACTCGACATCGTGGTGTCGTACGGTGGCCTGCATGCCGTCGCCGCTTTCTTCAAGCCCGATAAGCGTGGTGGCCCGTGTCACTTCGCCGCCGTGGCTGGCAAGGTAATCGGTCAGTATGGCTTCCGTGACCTCTTCCGATATGCCGATATTGAACGGATAGCGGCTTCCGCATAGCGCCAGGTCGATTTCCCCGAGAACTGCGCCGCCGGCATGGATGCGGGCGCGTCGCTGTTTGACGCCTGCCGCGAGTAGCGGCTCCGAAAGCCCCAGGGCGTCCAGGATTTCCAGCGATCGAGGATGCACCACCGTTGCGCGGTCCCACTCCATGGGTTGTTCATGCGCGTCGATAAGCAGGCAATCCACGCCGCGCCGTTGCAATTCGGCCGCCATGAGCAGGCCCGTAGGTCCCGCACCCACCACAAGGACGTCTGTCGCGATCACCATATCTGGTTTGCCCGGCTGTTGGACCCATGCCGTTATACGCGCAGCCGGGCGACGCAGCTAGGGCGGTTTTCCCCATCACCTAAATGGCTAGCGAGAGCCGGACGGGCCAGCGTCCAGTGAAGATGCCCTACCTGTCCAGGCAGTCTATTTCCATCAGGATTGACAAGCTGGTCATCAGGCAAATCTAGGGAATTTCCCTTAGCAATCTCTAATATTCTTCCCGGCCGTGGTTCCGTAGTAATTGACTATTTAGTCAAGTTTTATTAATCTGGACTCCATGCCGGAACCGCTGAGCGACGTACCGGAAACTACACTTTGGAGTGCATGTAATGGCTATCGCCCGTCATCCGCGGCCCCCCGAACTGGCCAATGCCACGTTGGAAGAGATCGAACAGAAGTACATCGCACGGTTCTCCAACCGCGTGCCGGACTGGAATGCTTTCGAGGATGCCAAGATCGAAGGTTTCAAGCGCGCCCAGCACCGGTTCATTGGTGCCGGCGGTTCGGGCAAGGTGGGCGACACCGCCGTCATCCCGGCACGTGGTTTCACGCTGAGCATCATGTACGTCAACCCGGGCCAGGGGAACGCAGCGCACACGCATGAAGTCGAGGAAGTCTTCTTCGTGTTGAAGGGTTTCCTGGACGTATTCATCCAGGACGAAGGCGGTGAACCGCGCTGGACGCGGCTGGGGCCGTGGGAATGCATCGCCTGCCCGCCGGGGGTCATCCATGGCTACGAAAACCGCAGCCTTGAACCCGTGTATTTTCAAGTAATGCTGGGACGCGCCAAGCCCGAAACCATGGGCTACGCCGACGAGGACCTTTACAAGCGCCGTTCTGCCCATCTGGACGCCAAGCACCTGTAGCAGGTGCGCGGCTTGTCCGCGCAAACTCGTCTAGAATGGCGGCAGTGTGCCTGCGCAGGCGCTGCCGCCTACCGGCCGCATGTCGCCGGGCCATCGAGGAAGACCAGAAAAACGCCCACATGACCTCCCCAGACGCTCCCACCGAGGCACGCCCCCAGCGCGACAAAGCACGGCCCGTGGTGCGTCGCGAAAGTTCCCGCAAGACGCGTGAAACCATCATCCAGGCAGCCCTGGACGAGTTTTCCAGTAAGGGATATGACGGTGGCCGTGTCGACGAGATCGCCTTGCGGGCTGGCATCAACAAGAACGTGCTGTACCACCATTTCGGCAACAAGGATGACCTGTTCACCGCCGTGCTGGAGTACACCTACGATTCCATCCGCTCGCGCCAGAAGGACTTGCAGATCCGCGGCATGGATCCCGTCGATGGCATGCGGCGGCTGGTGGTGTTTACCGGGCAGGTCTGGGTGCGCTTCCCGGAATTCCAGCGCATCCTGTCGAGCGAAAACCTGAACCAGGGCAAGCATATTGTCGGTTCGGCCACCATCCGCGAGATGTACAACCCGCTGCTCGACACGATACGCAGCCTGCTGGAGCGCGGCCAGAACGAGGGGCTGTTCCGCGAGAACATCGACGCGGTCGACCTGTATATTTCCATTACGTCGCTGACGGCGCATTACGTCAGCAACCGCTACACCTTCGAAGCCATCTTCGGCCAGCGCCTGATGACCGCCCAGCGTATCAAGCAACGCCTGGAACATGCCGCCGACATGGTGCTCAGGTATCTGAAGCCCTAGCCGGCAGGCGCAATCGGCCTGCGGCGGCGTGGGCCGCCCTCTGCGGGCATCGCATATCTGACGGACGGGAATCCCTCTGGGGGCGGCGGTGACCAGCCCCGTGCAGGCCCGGCCACCGCCGTCGTTCAGATCGCGACTGCGGCCACGCGGTTCCGCACGGCGCGCACGATGGACAGCGCCGCAAGCATCGAAGTCTTGGGATTGTCAGGCAAGGTTTCGCCGGCGGTCCGAATATCCAGCTCGCCGAAGGCGCCGCGCGCGACAATCTGATGGTTGTTGCGCGTCACGCCAGGGTCGGCGATCAAGGTTACCCGGGTGCGGTCCATGCCGATACCGGCCAGGCCCACCATGGCGGCCACGTTGGCGTTCTTCGGAAACAGCGAGGCCGCTTCGCGCGCCGTACCTTCGAAGAACACCGTCGGCTCGGTCAATCTTTCCAGGTCGACATGTGCTTCGGCCGCTGTGCCCCGCCAACCGGCGGGCGGCTTGCGGCCGACGTACTCGACCGATTCCAGGCCTTGCTGGCGGGCGGCGGCAAGCGCGTCGATGCCCGCGACAGCGCCCGGCACGAGCGTAAGCTGCGCACCGCCGGCCCGCGCCGCCGTTTCCAGCGATTCCGGCAAGCCACGCTCGCTCAGCGCCCCGACCGAGGCGATGATCACGTCTACGCCACGGCGCAAGAGCCTGGGTACGGCGCCAGTCACCGCGCTGTGGCCGGCGCACTCCAGCGCGAAGTCCGGCGTGGCGTCGAGCTGGTCGACGTCGCCGACGACGACCGCGGCGTCTTGCAGTTGCGCCTGTGCATCGGCGACGAATTCCGCCGGCACCACGACATGCGTGATACGCAGGCGGCCGTCTCCAGCCAGGGCACGATGGACGTAGCTGCCCATCGCGCCATAGCCGATGAGCACTATGGATTGCGGTCCGCTTCGCCGCGCCTCAACCACGATCCTGCTCCAGCTTGCGCCAGCGGGAGAAGCGCCGCTCCACCAGTTGCACCAGTTCTGTCAATACGACGCCCAGGACCCCGATCACGATGATGGGTACGAAAAGCTTGGCCGTGGCGAACAGGTTGGCGTAGTAGACGATCATGCCGCCCAGCCCGGTCTGGGCGGTCAGGAATTCGGCCACGATGATGCCGATAATCGCCTGCCCCACCGTCAGCCGGATGCCGGTCATGATGAACGGTACGGCCGAGGGCAGGAGTATCTTGAAAAAGATCTGCGGCCGCGTCGCGCCATACGCCTTGCCTACTTCGAGGATGGACCCTCGAACGTCACGTATGCCCGCATAGGTGTTGATGATGACCGGAAAGATGGCGTTGGAAACCAGGATGACGATTTTGCCGGTCGTGTCCAGGCCAGCCCAGAGCATGATGAGCGGCACCAGCGCGATACGCGGGATCGCGTAGAAAGCGTTGACGAAGGGATCGATGATGTATTCGAACAGGCGCCACTGGGCCATGGCGATTCCCAGCGCCACACCGGCGATGATGCTGATCACCATGCCGATGGCGAACGGGTACAGGGTGGCCATCAGCGCCTTGCCCAGCTCGCCGCTGGCGGTCAGTTCGACCGCAGCGTCGAAGATCCGCGTGGGCGGGGCCAGGAACAGGGGGTCGATCTTGCGTCCGAAATACTCCCATAGCAGCAGGAATGCCACGACGGACAGCGTGCGGACGATATTCGGGTGGGCGACCCACCACTTGGGGGTCGGGCGGCCGGCATCGATGGCGCCCTGCTTCGATACGGTGGCGGCGGAACTGCTCATTGGGCGGTCTCCATCAGCATGGCGCGCAGGTCGTTGCGGGCTTCGCCGTAGGCGCGGTGCGCGCGCGGGTCCCCGCCCATCCGCTCGTCCTTCAACGGCGAGTCGACGATGGCCTTGAGGCGCCCGGGGCTGGGTGTAAATACGAAGATGCGGTCCGACAGGACCAGGGCTTCGTCGATGCTGTGCGTGACGAACAGCACGGTGGTGCCGATGTTCGCCCAGATCTTGAGGAAGTCCTCTTGAAGTTTTTCACGCGTCTGCGCATCCAGGGCGCCGAAAGGCTCGTCCATGAACAGTACCTTGGGCTGCCGCATCAAGGCGCGCGCGATGGCGACACGCTGCTGCATGCCGCCAGACAATTCGTGCGGATAATGGGTCGCATACT
Coding sequences within it:
- a CDS encoding aspartate dehydrogenase, whose amino-acid sequence is MGSYVHRALAGDGRLRITHVVVPAEFVADAQAQLQDAAVVVGDVDQLDATPDFALECAGHSAVTGAVPRLLRRGVDVIIASVGALSERGLPESLETAARAGGAQLTLVPGAVAGIDALAAARQQGLESVEYVGRKPPAGWRGTAAEAHVDLERLTEPTVFFEGTAREAASLFPKNANVAAMVGLAGIGMDRTRVTLIADPGVTRNNHQIVARGAFGELDIRTAGETLPDNPKTSMLAALSIVRAVRNRVAAVAI
- a CDS encoding FAD-dependent monooxygenase, with translation MVIATDVLVVGAGPTGLLMAAELQRRGVDCLLIDAHEQPMEWDRATVVHPRSLEILDALGLSEPLLAAGVKQRRARIHAGGAVLGEIDLALCGSRYPFNIGISEEVTEAILTDYLASHGGEVTRATTLIGLEESGDGMQATVRHHDVESQIRARWVVGCDGHHSTVRALAGIEQDGHDISQPWAVFDAAIRDWPEPFEANYAYLDEIPVILTALPDKRWRVYLRPSASDSDLIADALSTLQRYLPHASFDDISHPTRFHCHTKVAQRFRAGRVLLAGDAAHTCSPAQGHGMNSGLQDAYNLGWKLALVCHAHCPDALLDSYHAERRPVADMVMAEGDAAEAMQLIRTAEERRQRDAAIRAAFSDSAQRHHEAVAEAELDVDYAGSPLVMGDVHTALWPGARLPDQIDVRRADGGADRLHRYTHRPGHTALLIGDASTSPPELARMRRDMAALADGHLIERMIAVTANLSVPDADAYLEPAAADSLGVTNIVLVVVRPDGHVGLRAEQGHAQALSGYIGRLRAQGPAA
- a CDS encoding TetR/AcrR family transcriptional regulator; this encodes MTSPDAPTEARPQRDKARPVVRRESSRKTRETIIQAALDEFSSKGYDGGRVDEIALRAGINKNVLYHHFGNKDDLFTAVLEYTYDSIRSRQKDLQIRGMDPVDGMRRLVVFTGQVWVRFPEFQRILSSENLNQGKHIVGSATIREMYNPLLDTIRSLLERGQNEGLFRENIDAVDLYISITSLTAHYVSNRYTFEAIFGQRLMTAQRIKQRLEHAADMVLRYLKP
- a CDS encoding cupin domain-containing protein, translating into MAIARHPRPPELANATLEEIEQKYIARFSNRVPDWNAFEDAKIEGFKRAQHRFIGAGGSGKVGDTAVIPARGFTLSIMYVNPGQGNAAHTHEVEEVFFVLKGFLDVFIQDEGGEPRWTRLGPWECIACPPGVIHGYENRSLEPVYFQVMLGRAKPETMGYADEDLYKRRSAHLDAKHL
- a CDS encoding ABC transporter permease → MSSSAATVSKQGAIDAGRPTPKWWVAHPNIVRTLSVVAFLLLWEYFGRKIDPLFLAPPTRIFDAAVELTASGELGKALMATLYPFAIGMVISIIAGVALGIAMAQWRLFEYIIDPFVNAFYAIPRIALVPLIMLWAGLDTTGKIVILVSNAIFPVIINTYAGIRDVRGSILEVGKAYGATRPQIFFKILLPSAVPFIMTGIRLTVGQAIIGIIVAEFLTAQTGLGGMIVYYANLFATAKLFVPIIVIGVLGVVLTELVQLVERRFSRWRKLEQDRG